A region of the Massilia sp. erpn genome:
CGAGCTGGATCTTGGGATGGGCCATCAGGACGCCAAATACTTTCATGGCATCGTAGCGCATGGCGACGATAAGGCCGGTTTCGCCGCGCTCGGGTTCGTGCAGATTTGGGTCAAGGCCGCGTGCAAGCACGGTTTTGACGCGGCCGACATCGTCGAGCTGGGCGGCGCGGAAGAAGGTGACGGCGTCCTCTTCCTTGCTGGGAAGATCGGCGGCGATAGCCTGGCTGCCGGCCACGGCGGCCGCCAGGGCCAGGGCGGCTGAGGCGGCCGCGCGCAACAGCTCGCGGCGACGCATCAGGGTGGTGGAATCGTTGGCTTTCATGCCAGGATTAACGGTCGATTCCGAACAAACTTAAGAAATTACTTGTAGTTTGCTCTGCAACCTGCTCAACGGAAACACCTTTCAGCTTGGCAAGAAACTCGCCGACGTGGGCCACGTAGCCTGGTTCGTTCATTTTGCCGCGGTAGGGCACCGGCGCCAGATAGGGTGAATCGGTTTCGATCAGGATGCGTTCCAGTGGTAGTTCCAGCGCCACGGCCTGCAATTCCTTGGCGCTCTTGAAAGTCACGATGCCGGAGAAGGAGATGTAGAAACCCATCTCAATGGCGGCGCGCGCCACTTCCAGCGACTCGGTAAAGCAGTGCATGACGCCGGCCACGCCGCCCGCTTCCAGCCCGGCACCTTCTTCGCGCATGATGCGGATGGTGTCTTCGCTGGCCGAGCGGGTGTGGATGATCAGCGGCTTGCGCGTGGCGCGCGAGGCGCGGATATGGGTGCGGAAGCGCTCGCGCTGCCATTCGAGGTCGCCAGTCAGGCGGTAATAGTCCAGCCCCGTTTCGCCGATGGCGACGATTTTGGGATGCTGGGCCAGCTCCACCAGCTGTTCAACCGTGGGCTCGGGCGTATCCTCGTAATCGGGATGGACGCCGACCGAAGCGTAGATATGCGGATATTGCTCGGCCAGGGCCAGCACGCGTGGGAAATCCGGCAGGTCCACCGACACGCAGAGCGCGTGCGTGACCTTGTTCTCTTCCATCTTGGCGAGAATTTCCGGCAGCCGGGCTGCCAGCTCCGGGAAGTCGATATGGCAGTGGGAATCGATAAACATTCCCGCATTTTACCGTCTAGGCCACGCGCTTGCCCAGAATGAGCAGGTCGCGCTCGACCCCGTCCAGATTGGCGACGCGCGGCAGCGTGGCCCAGGTGTCGAAGCCGAAGCGGCGGAACAGGGCCAGGCTGGGCTGGTTGTGGCCGAAGATGAAGCCCAGCACCGTATGCACGTTGAGCGAGGGGGCGAAGGCCAATGCCTCCTCCAGACAGTAGCGCCCCAGGCCTTTGCCGCGCGCGGCTTCGGCGATATAGATCGACACTTCCACCGTGCCCGAATAGGCGGGACGGCCGTAGAAGTTCGAATACGAAATCCAGCCCAGAATACCGTCCTGGCCTTCCTGTTCCACCACCCACAGCGGACGGCGTTCCGGCGCGTGTTCGTGGAACCAGGCCAGGCGCGATTCCACCGATACCGGCTCGGTATCGGC
Encoded here:
- a CDS encoding TatD family hydrolase, which codes for MFIDSHCHIDFPELAARLPEILAKMEENKVTHALCVSVDLPDFPRVLALAEQYPHIYASVGVHPDYEDTPEPTVEQLVELAQHPKIVAIGETGLDYYRLTGDLEWQRERFRTHIRASRATRKPLIIHTRSASEDTIRIMREEGAGLEAGGVAGVMHCFTESLEVARAAIEMGFYISFSGIVTFKSAKELQAVALELPLERILIETDSPYLAPVPYRGKMNEPGYVAHVGEFLAKLKGVSVEQVAEQTTSNFLSLFGIDR
- a CDS encoding GNAT family N-acetyltransferase encodes the protein MPAYRHRLATLDDLPAIVAIYNSTVASREVTADTEPVSVESRLAWFHEHAPERRPLWVVEQEGQDGILGWISYSNFYGRPAYSGTVEVSIYIAEAARGKGLGRYCLEEALAFAPSLNVHTVLGFIFGHNQPSLALFRRFGFDTWATLPRVANLDGVERDLLILGKRVA